In the Arachis stenosperma cultivar V10309 chromosome 8, arast.V10309.gnm1.PFL2, whole genome shotgun sequence genome, TAAAATTCTCGTATCAAAACTCTTGTTTTTTTAGTTAGTATTAAGTCTGACGAGAATAATATTCTACAACCAGCAATTCGTTGATTTTCAAACCAACCCATTGACTATCTATTATTTGATTTACTAATCCATTATATTGGAATGGATGAATGGTTAAATGGTTTGGCAATTCCTCACGTGGGGCTGAATCCAGAGAATTTTGAATCAGAGCTTTCGATTTTTGTTCATCTTTCGCTGTAAAAAATATAGCAGCGATACTACTGGAAAGGACGGTTTCAATATTTTCCATACGCAATCCTTTGTATAGACGTTGGGGTGGACGTACACTAAGATGGAAAAGGCCCGCCAATATGCCCAATGTCCCTGCTGCAATATGATGAGAGGCTATTCCCCCCGGAATAAAAGGATCAAAACCTTCTACACCCCATGCGGGATTTACGGATTGAACCCTTCCGGTTAGGCCATAAGGATCGGACACCCATATCCCAGGACCATACAATCCTGTTACATGAAATGCGCCAAAACCAAAACAAGCCACCCCTGCAAGAAATAAATGAATTCCAAAGATTTTTGGCAAATCCAAAGAGGGTTTGCCTGTACGTTCATCACAAAAGATTTCTAGATCCCAATAGACCCAATGCCAGATAGCCGCTAAAAAGCACAAGCCCGAAAACACAATATGTGCTCCAGCCACACCTTCATAACTCCAAATACCTGGATTCGGCGTAGTACCTCCTGTGATACTCCAACCGTCCCACGAATTGGTTATTCCTAAACGAGTCATGAAGGGTATAACAAACATACCCTGTCTCCACATTGGGTCAAGAACAGGATCAAAGGGATCAAAAACTGCTAATTCATATAGAGCCATCGAACCGGCCCAACCAGCAACCAGAGCCGTATGCATTATATGGACAGAAAGTAAGCGGCCGGGATCATTTAATACAACAGTATGAACACGATACCAAGGCAAACCCATGAGAATACCCCTCTTTTTTTTCAGCAAAAAATAGACACTATGTAACTTTATTGCACTAGAAAAAAGatactaaaaaatatactaTGGAACCCCCTTTGCAGTCGATTATATCTAGTAAAGGATTTATATTTGTTCTAGgtttttagaaaaaatagaaCAATTCTATTCAGTAGGAACAAAAAGAAGTGGATCTATTTTATTCTATATCCGATAAATAACAATACGCAATGGTGGTGTGGGAGGACGTTGaccaaatgaataaaaaaaagggaTAGTTATTACAAACAGGTTCTTTGaat is a window encoding:
- the LOC130946258 gene encoding photosystem II CP47 reaction center protein-like, with protein sequence MGLPWYRVHTVVLNDPGRLLSVHIMHTALVAGWAGSMALYELAVFDPFDPVLDPMWRQGMFVIPFMTRLGITNSWDGWSITGGTTPNPGIWSYEGVAGAHIVFSGLCFLAAIWHWVYWDLEIFCDERTGKPSLDLPKIFGIHLFLAGVACFGFGAFHVTGLYGPGIWVSDPYGLTGRVQSVNPAWGVEGFDPFIPGGIASHHIAAGTLGILAGLFHLSVRPPQRLYKGLRMENIETVLSSSIAAIFFTAKDEQKSKALIQNSLDSAPREELPNHLTIHPFQYNGLVNQIIDSQWVGLKINELLVVEYYSRQT